TGGCAGCGGCTTGACAAGTTCCTGTTCCATGCGCGCTTCGTCAAAACCCGCGGCGTTGCGGCGCGACTGGTCGCGGCCGGCGGGGTGCGGATCAACCGCCAGATCACCGAAAAGCCACACGCGCGGCTGCGCCCCGGTGATGTGCTGACCCTCGCCCTGCCGCAGGGCGTTCAGGTCGTGCGCGTGGTCGCGCTCGGCGCGCGGCGCGGCCCGGCCGCCGAGGCGCGCCGGCTCTACGAGGTTGTTGCAGAGGACTGATGCGGGTTGGCGCCTTGCGCTGGCCGGCCGTTGGGGGCATATCGCCGGTCGATCCATCCCATGCTCAGGAGTGCCCGATGACCTATGTGGTCACCGAAAACTGCATCAAGTGCAAGTACATGGACTGCGTCGAGGTCTGTCCGGTTGACTGCTTCTATGCCGGCGAGAACATGCTGGTGATCCATCCGGACGAATGCATCGACTGCGGCGTGTGCGAACCGGAATGCCCGGCCGAGGCGATCGTGCCGGATTCGGACGGCAAGGCATCCGCCTGGATCGAGAAGAACCGCGAATTTGCCACCCTCTGGCCGAACATGACCCGCAAGGGCACGCCGCCGGCGGATGCCGATGAGTGGAAGGATCGCGACGGCAAGGCCGAACTGTTCTCGCCTGAACCGCACAAGGACTGAAGCCGTCCGCGCCGCCGGCGTTCACGCCGGGGCGGATTTGTGGTATGCATGTTGATCCGGCATCCCCGCCGGCGCTTGAGTGGCGCAACGCGCCCCCGATCGCTTCGCTATCGAGGTTCAGCATGAAACGACCCGCTTCAACCGATCCGGCCGGAGCCGGTGCGGACGTCAGAAGCAGTGCCAAGGCGACGACCCGCGCGAAGACGGCCATGAAGGCCGCCGCCGCGTCCGGCTCGCCGTCCGACAGCCCGGCGCCGCGCCGCGCCGCCAGAACCGCCGCCGAACCCCAGGCGGCCAAGACCGAGAAGGACTCACAGCCCGATATGGCCAGCCCGAATACCGCCCAGACCGCCCCTCAGCCCGCCGAAGCCGAACGCGACACCCTGCCGCCGCCAGGGCCGCGCCCCGTGCTGCCGCAGCGCGCGATCGCCAAGGCCGAAACCTTCAAGCCCGGCGATCACGTCGTCTACCCAACCCATGGCGTGGGCAAGGTGGAGCGCATCGCCGCCGAGGAGATTGCCGGACAGAAGCTGGAACTGATCCACATCACCTTCGATGAGAACCGCATGACGCTGCGTGTGCCGGTAAACAAGGCGCGCACGGCGGGTCTGCGCAAGCTCTCCAGCCGCAAGCAGTTCGACGAGGTGCTCGCCACCCTCAAGGGCCGCGCCCGGGTGAAGCGCACCATGTGGTCGCGCCGGGCGCAGGAATACGAGGCGAAGATCAATTCCGGCGACCCGATGGCGATTGCCGAGGTGGTGCGCGACCTGCACCGCAATGCCGGCCAGCCGGACCAGAGCTTCTCCGAACGGCAGATCTTCGAGCAGGCGCTCGACCGGCTTGCCGCCGAATACGGCGCGCTCGAGGGGCTCGACAAGCAGGGTGCCATCGACAAGCTGCTCGACTTCCTGAAGACCGAGTGAGCCGAGCCGGCCGGTCCCGACACCGGCCGGAGCGCAATTAGGACTGATTTCCAGAAAAATCCCGACACGGCGCCGGCCGGAGTTTTGCTCCGGCCGGCGCTTTGTTTAAGGGCGCTCGCGCGATCGCACGCCTCTTCAAAATTTTGCCTGCTGCCCTATATATAGCCTTGGCTACATTTTCATGGGTGGGCTTCGATTGCGGTGAGCGACCTTGTTTCCCGGCCTGGGCTGAGCGAACGAACGGCACGCGCCGTCGCGGACCGGCTGGCCGGGCGCGCCGGATGGCGTAACCCGCTGATCTTTGCCGGGCCCGCGGTTGTCGCCTCGATCGCCTATATGGATCCCGGCAATTTCGCGACGAACATCCAGGCGGGCGCGCGCTATGGCTATGACCTGCTCTGGGTCGTGCTGCTCGCCAGCCTGATTGCGATGCTGTTCCAGGGCCTGTCTGCCCGGCTCGGGATCGTCACCGGGCGGAATCTCGCCGAACTCTGCCGCGACACGCTGCCGCCGGCGCTGACCATCCCGATGTGGATCATCAGCGAGATCGCCGCCATGGCGACCGATCTTGCCGAGTTTCTTGGCGGTGCCATCGGCATCGCGCTGCTCGCGCATTTGCCGCTGATGGCGGGCATGGCGATTACAGGGATCGTGACCTACGGTATTTTGCTCCTCGACCGGCGCGGCTTTCGGCCGATGGAACTGGTGATCGGCGCGCTCGTGGGCGTCATCGCGCTCTGCTATCTCGCCGAGTTGCTGATCGTGCCGGTTCACTGGCGGCAGGCAGCGCTGCATACGGTGCTGCCCTCCCTGCCGGATGCCGAGGCGCTGACGATCGCGGTCGGCATCGTCGGCGCCACGGTAATGCCGCACGCGCTGTTCCTGCATTCCGGCCTCTCCGGCGCGCGGGTGGCGCCGCAGGATGCGGCGCAGCGCCGGCGGCTGGTGCGTTATTCCAATATCGAGGTGCTCGCGGCGCTCGGGGTCGCCGGGCTGGTGAACATGGCGATGGTGGCGATGGCCGCCGGCGCCTTCCATCCGGCGCATCAGGGGATCGCCGAGATCGGCGAGGCCTATCGCACGCTCTCGCCGCTGCTCGGCGCCGGTGCCGCGGTGATCTTCCTGATCTCGCTGCTGGCCTCCGGCGTGTCGTCCTCCGTAGTGGGCACGCTGGCGGGGCAGATGGTGATGCAGGGATTTGTCGGTTTTTCGATCCCGATCTGGCTTCGCCGGGCGCTGACCATGATCCCCGGCTTCGTGGTGATCGGCCTCGGCGTGAACCCGACACGAGCGCTGGTGCTCAGCCAGGTGGTGCTGAGCCTGGCGCTGCCGGTGCCGATGCTGGCATTGCTGTGGTTTTCCACACGGCGGGCGCTGATGGGCGCGCTCGCGGTGCGCGGGATCACCGCCATCGCCGCGATCGGTGGCGCCATCGTGATCCTCGGACTCAACGTCATTCTGCTCCTGCAGATCTTCGGCGTGAACGTGCCGCTGCCGGGCTAGTTTTCCTCCACCTGCAGCTCGCCGAGATAGGCCTCCCGGATCGCCGGGTTGGCGGCGAGGTCTGCGGCGGGGCCTGAGAGCACGACCCGCCCGGTCTGCAGCACGTAGCCGCGGCTGGCGATTTGCAGCGCCATGTGGGCGTTCTGCTCGACCATGAAGATGGCCACACCCTGGCGGTTGATGGTCTGGATGATGCCGAACACGATCTCGACGAAGCGCGGCGAGAGGCCCATCGAGGGTTCGTCCATGCAGATCAGCGCCGGGCGGGCCATCAGTGCGCGGCCGATCGCGACCATCTGTTGCTCGCCGCCCGACAGCGTGCCGGCGAGCTGGTGGCGGCGTTCCTTCACGCGGGGGAACAGCTCATAGACACGTTCGAGAT
This genomic interval from Acidiphilium multivorum AIU301 contains the following:
- a CDS encoding RNA-binding S4 domain-containing protein, with amino-acid sequence MPPPEPSGGEDAAWQRLDKFLFHARFVKTRGVAARLVAAGGVRINRQITEKPHARLRPGDVLTLALPQGVQVVRVVALGARRGPAAEARRLYEVVAED
- the fdxA gene encoding ferredoxin FdxA, with translation MTYVVTENCIKCKYMDCVEVCPVDCFYAGENMLVIHPDECIDCGVCEPECPAEAIVPDSDGKASAWIEKNREFATLWPNMTRKGTPPADADEWKDRDGKAELFSPEPHKD
- a CDS encoding CarD family transcriptional regulator, which translates into the protein MKRPASTDPAGAGADVRSSAKATTRAKTAMKAAAASGSPSDSPAPRRAARTAAEPQAAKTEKDSQPDMASPNTAQTAPQPAEAERDTLPPPGPRPVLPQRAIAKAETFKPGDHVVYPTHGVGKVERIAAEEIAGQKLELIHITFDENRMTLRVPVNKARTAGLRKLSSRKQFDEVLATLKGRARVKRTMWSRRAQEYEAKINSGDPMAIAEVVRDLHRNAGQPDQSFSERQIFEQALDRLAAEYGALEGLDKQGAIDKLLDFLKTE
- a CDS encoding Nramp family divalent metal transporter, with protein sequence MSDLVSRPGLSERTARAVADRLAGRAGWRNPLIFAGPAVVASIAYMDPGNFATNIQAGARYGYDLLWVVLLASLIAMLFQGLSARLGIVTGRNLAELCRDTLPPALTIPMWIISEIAAMATDLAEFLGGAIGIALLAHLPLMAGMAITGIVTYGILLLDRRGFRPMELVIGALVGVIALCYLAELLIVPVHWRQAALHTVLPSLPDAEALTIAVGIVGATVMPHALFLHSGLSGARVAPQDAAQRRRLVRYSNIEVLAALGVAGLVNMAMVAMAAGAFHPAHQGIAEIGEAYRTLSPLLGAGAAVIFLISLLASGVSSSVVGTLAGQMVMQGFVGFSIPIWLRRALTMIPGFVVIGLGVNPTRALVLSQVVLSLALPVPMLALLWFSTRRALMGALAVRGITAIAAIGGAIVILGLNVILLLQIFGVNVPLPG
- a CDS encoding ABC transporter ATP-binding protein, producing the protein MPEETLLEFAGVHTHYGDLHVLKGVDYSVAPDDIVVLLGGNASGKSTTMKTIMGTVTPSQGEVRFRGAPINRLSTSERVRRGIAPVLEARRLFPRMTVYENLEMGAYTRKRGPEFDEDLERVYELFPRVKERRHQLAGTLSGGEQQMVAIGRALMARPALICMDEPSMGLSPRFVEIVFGIIQTINRQGVAIFMVEQNAHMALQIASRGYVLQTGRVVLSGPAADLAANPAIREAYLGELQVEEN